In the genome of Calditrichota bacterium, one region contains:
- a CDS encoding SAM-dependent DNA methyltransferase — MLKTTKDKKGWLLPYLVSLDLMFYKRWDYWLNICSRNRIPDEPIPPIDFHPIHEYPKKEVQKNLKDCLKEATYQLSHPLHSFVDWILWGFNYGKEFPVGVTEKIDDYWYRTFNLGLFYREPADHWPDLAMDVMGKNNPLGFFATPGAVVEMMVKMQFGGKPTHEHKAKSVLDPCCGTGGMLLYASNYSLNLFGQDISPLLTKIAMINAFIYMPWMVSKPKHLSIFDVQITEKEFPSGIRIPVCNNCDPEKQSFYMDLQTDYQCEVSNTGHFTLDTPTISSDLIKRKLKPENISCSECSKQKEEHA; from the coding sequence CAAAGGATAAAAAGGGATGGTTATTGCCATACCTGGTCTCACTTGACCTGATGTTTTATAAAAGATGGGATTATTGGCTAAACATATGTAGCAGAAACAGGATTCCCGATGAACCCATTCCCCCTATCGACTTCCATCCTATTCATGAATATCCCAAGAAAGAAGTGCAGAAGAATTTGAAAGATTGTTTGAAAGAAGCTACTTATCAGCTATCGCATCCTTTGCATAGTTTTGTGGACTGGATACTGTGGGGCTTCAACTACGGCAAAGAATTTCCTGTTGGCGTTACTGAGAAGATTGATGATTATTGGTATCGTACGTTTAATCTGGGATTGTTTTACAGGGAACCGGCTGATCATTGGCCCGATCTGGCCATGGATGTGATGGGAAAGAATAACCCTCTCGGATTCTTTGCTACGCCCGGTGCTGTTGTTGAGATGATGGTCAAGATGCAGTTTGGCGGCAAGCCCACCCATGAGCATAAAGCAAAAAGCGTTCTTGATCCCTGTTGCGGGACCGGCGGCATGCTGCTCTATGCCTCCAACTATTCCTTAAATCTGTTTGGACAGGACATCTCGCCACTGCTGACAAAGATAGCTATGATCAATGCCTTCATCTATATGCCCTGGATGGTTTCCAAACCAAAACATTTAAGTATATTTGATGTTCAGATCACTGAGAAAGAATTCCCATCAGGAATCAGGATACCCGTCTGTAATAATTGTGATCCGGAAAAGCAGAGTTTCTATATGGATCTGCAAACAGATTACCAATGCGAAGTTTCCAACACAGGTCATTTCACTCTGGACACACCCACCATCAGCAGCGATCTGATTAAAAGAAAACTAAAACCCGAAAACATTTCCTGCTCAGAATGCAGTAAACAAAAAGAGGAACATGCATGA